In Leptospira sp. WS58.C1, a single genomic region encodes these proteins:
- a CDS encoding carboxyl transferase domain-containing protein, whose protein sequence is MKLSKLLIANRGEIAIRIARAASSLGVPTISIYSEDDSNSRHRLATDVSIPLKGRGVKAYLDKEEILSIAKREGCDSIHPGYGFLSENSQFAKRCEDAKIKFVGPDPITLEILGDKLKAVLLAESLGVPTLPGLRKVIDLKEAKEFYSKNGIFLLKAIAGGGGRGIRIINGTEELEAKFKNCSEEALHSFGNPNLYAEKYLPVARHVEVQILGDGSGKILHFWDRDCSLQRKNQKLLEIAPAPFLDSKLRDRIISYSLLMASHLSYKSLGTFEFLISPKSEIYFIESNPRLQVEHTITEEITGVDLVQAQLEVASGKSFREIGLEERNIDLPKTYAIQIRINSETWDQKGEIIPSSGKIKVFEPSFGPGIRVDSSAYSGYEVGPNFDSLLAKLIVHSKSLEFSKLIYSAYRALSEFRIEGVKTNLPLLLNLFKRKELETYSVWTKFLEENIGELLVSTQEDHKKFNFESEQNVDLENSKIQEEVPEGLIAFHSPMTGNLIEIYYKEGELLRKGEKIALLSSMKMEHLLHSETTGIIERVLIAPGKVVSEGETLIWIRPEDLEHSSLLQPEEIDPDKIRPDLKEVLDRLLLNEDISRPQAVSKRHKRGQRTARENVADLCDTGSFIEYGSLAIAAQRRRRSLEELIKLSPADGLIVGLGTVNAELFDSHLARISVLAYDYTVFMGTQGAMNHKKTDRFLEMVESQKLPLVFFTEGGGGRPGEVDVPAVAGLDLYTFRTYAGLKGKSLRIAIASGRCFAGNAALFGASDIRIATEDSNIGMGGPVMVKGGGLGNFSAEEIGPAETQTKNGVIDILVKNEEEAVFTAKKVLSYFQGNIKKFEYRDQKILRTLIPENRLRSYEIRSVISSLADTDSVLEFRKDFAKGIVTSLIRIEGKPLGLIANNPTHLGGAIDAEGAEKASEFAAFCDLNKLPLLFLCDTPGFMVGPEAEKKGLVRKAAKFFEAGASLQVPVFTIVLRKGYGLGAMAMAAGSFHSPVFTISWPTGEFGAMGIEGEIRTGYQKELAEIKDWKERQILFERLIKEAYERGKAINMASYLEIDAVIDPVESRKWIVRGYNSCI, encoded by the coding sequence ATGAAATTATCGAAATTATTAATAGCGAACCGGGGAGAAATTGCCATTCGGATCGCAAGGGCTGCTTCCAGTTTAGGAGTTCCTACAATTTCCATCTATTCGGAAGACGATTCTAATTCCAGGCATAGATTAGCGACTGATGTTTCGATTCCTCTGAAAGGAAGAGGGGTTAAGGCATACTTAGATAAGGAAGAAATACTTTCCATTGCAAAAAGAGAAGGTTGCGACTCCATTCATCCGGGATACGGATTTTTAAGTGAGAATTCCCAATTTGCAAAAAGATGTGAAGACGCAAAAATCAAATTTGTCGGTCCAGATCCCATCACTTTGGAGATCTTAGGAGATAAATTAAAAGCGGTACTACTCGCAGAATCCTTAGGAGTTCCCACCTTGCCAGGACTTCGCAAGGTGATCGATCTGAAAGAAGCAAAGGAATTCTATTCCAAAAACGGAATATTTCTTTTAAAGGCGATCGCTGGAGGAGGTGGAAGAGGTATCCGTATCATTAATGGTACCGAAGAATTAGAGGCAAAGTTCAAAAATTGTTCGGAAGAAGCCCTACATTCTTTCGGGAATCCTAATTTGTATGCGGAAAAATATCTTCCTGTCGCAAGGCATGTGGAAGTTCAGATTTTAGGAGACGGTTCAGGAAAGATCCTCCATTTTTGGGACAGAGATTGTTCTCTCCAACGAAAAAACCAAAAATTATTAGAGATCGCGCCCGCTCCTTTTTTAGATTCGAAACTCAGGGATAGGATCATCTCTTATTCTTTGCTGATGGCTTCCCATCTTTCTTATAAAAGTTTAGGCACCTTCGAATTTTTGATCAGTCCTAAATCCGAGATATATTTCATAGAAAGTAATCCTAGATTACAGGTAGAGCATACGATCACGGAAGAGATCACTGGAGTGGACCTTGTACAAGCTCAGTTGGAGGTCGCTTCGGGAAAATCTTTCCGGGAGATTGGATTAGAAGAAAGGAATATAGATCTTCCCAAAACGTATGCAATTCAGATCCGGATCAATTCGGAGACCTGGGACCAAAAAGGGGAGATTATACCTTCTTCCGGAAAAATCAAAGTATTCGAACCCAGTTTCGGGCCAGGGATCAGAGTGGACAGTTCAGCATATTCAGGTTATGAGGTAGGTCCTAATTTCGATTCTTTACTTGCAAAATTAATCGTTCATTCTAAAAGCCTTGAATTTTCCAAACTCATTTATTCAGCTTACCGCGCATTATCCGAATTTAGGATAGAAGGTGTTAAAACGAATCTTCCTCTTTTACTGAACTTATTTAAAAGAAAAGAACTCGAAACCTATTCGGTATGGACAAAGTTCCTGGAGGAGAATATCGGAGAGCTTCTCGTTTCCACTCAAGAAGATCATAAAAAATTTAATTTTGAATCGGAGCAGAATGTTGATTTAGAAAATTCTAAAATACAAGAAGAGGTTCCCGAGGGATTGATCGCTTTCCATTCTCCCATGACAGGGAACCTTATCGAAATTTATTACAAAGAAGGGGAGCTACTTCGAAAAGGAGAAAAGATTGCACTTCTTTCTTCCATGAAGATGGAACATCTACTACATTCGGAGACTACCGGAATTATAGAAAGGGTTTTGATCGCACCCGGGAAGGTCGTATCCGAAGGTGAAACATTGATTTGGATCCGGCCTGAAGATTTGGAACATTCTTCACTCCTTCAGCCAGAAGAGATCGATCCGGACAAAATCCGTCCGGATCTGAAAGAAGTCTTAGATCGTTTACTTTTGAATGAAGACATATCCAGACCCCAAGCGGTTTCAAAACGCCATAAAAGAGGACAAAGGACCGCCAGAGAGAATGTGGCGGATCTTTGTGATACCGGAAGTTTTATCGAATACGGAAGTCTTGCAATCGCGGCCCAAAGGAGAAGAAGGTCCTTAGAAGAGTTGATCAAACTGAGTCCTGCAGACGGACTAATCGTAGGACTTGGAACAGTGAACGCAGAATTATTCGATTCTCATTTGGCAAGAATTTCCGTACTCGCTTACGATTATACGGTCTTTATGGGAACGCAAGGTGCCATGAATCATAAAAAGACGGATCGATTTTTGGAAATGGTAGAAAGCCAAAAACTTCCTCTTGTTTTTTTTACGGAAGGTGGGGGTGGTCGTCCAGGAGAAGTCGATGTGCCTGCGGTTGCCGGTTTGGATTTGTATACTTTTCGAACATACGCAGGTTTAAAAGGAAAAAGCCTTAGGATCGCGATCGCTTCCGGTAGATGTTTCGCTGGAAATGCCGCCTTGTTCGGTGCAAGCGATATCAGGATCGCAACGGAAGATTCTAATATAGGAATGGGCGGCCCTGTAATGGTGAAAGGAGGAGGTCTCGGCAATTTTTCCGCGGAAGAGATCGGTCCTGCAGAGACACAAACCAAAAACGGGGTGATAGACATATTGGTGAAAAATGAAGAAGAGGCAGTCTTTACTGCAAAAAAAGTTCTCTCATATTTTCAGGGAAATATCAAAAAATTTGAATATAGGGACCAAAAAATACTAAGGACTCTCATTCCGGAAAACCGTTTGAGGTCCTACGAAATTCGTTCCGTAATATCTTCCTTGGCAGATACGGATTCCGTTCTGGAGTTTAGGAAGGATTTTGCAAAGGGGATCGTTACTTCGCTTATTCGAATAGAAGGTAAACCATTAGGTTTGATCGCGAATAATCCTACTCATTTGGGCGGGGCAATCGATGCGGAAGGGGCCGAGAAGGCCTCCGAATTCGCCGCCTTCTGCGATCTGAACAAACTTCCACTATTATTTCTTTGTGATACTCCCGGCTTTATGGTCGGGCCGGAAGCCGAGAAGAAAGGACTTGTCCGTAAAGCTGCCAAATTTTTCGAAGCGGGCGCCTCTTTACAAGTGCCGGTGTTTACTATCGTTCTTAGGAAAGGATACGGCTTGGGCGCGATGGCAATGGCAGCCGGTAGTTTTCATTCTCCTGTATTTACGATCTCCTGGCCGACTGGAGAATTCGGGGCAATGGGTATAGAAGGTGAAATTAGAACGGGATATCAAAAAGAACTCGCAGAAATCAAGGATTGGAAAGAGAGACAAATTTTATTCGAACGTTTGATCAAAGAGGCGTATGAAAGAGGAAAGGCTATCAATATGGCTTCCTATCTGGAAATAGATGCGGTGATCGACCCGGTGGAATCCAGAAAATGGATCGTAAGAGGTTATAATTCCTGTATTTAA
- the cysW gene encoding sulfate ABC transporter permease subunit CysW — MKERESVWIRITLIVAVLLLAFIILILPITVVFLEAFAQGWEAYFQGLQDSDTISAMLMTLKVAGIAVPLNTAFGLIAAFLLTRFEFPGKNILLTIIDSPFAVSPVISGLIFLLLFGKQGWMGDILEEWNIKIVFNTPGLVIATVFITLPFVARELIPLMQSQGKEEEEAGILLGASLYQTFIKIIIPNIKWGLLYGLILCNARAMGEFGAVSVLSGHIRGKTNTLPLQIEMLYNEYNSVGAFSAASVLVFLSLLTLLLKTILERNLHRKEEIIIPEKPANEKKAKKKKDPQDFQI, encoded by the coding sequence ATGAAAGAAAGAGAGTCCGTTTGGATCCGCATAACTTTGATCGTTGCGGTCCTTCTTCTTGCATTCATCATTCTGATCCTGCCGATTACGGTGGTATTCTTAGAAGCCTTCGCCCAGGGTTGGGAAGCATATTTCCAGGGATTGCAGGATAGCGATACCATCTCCGCGATGTTGATGACATTGAAGGTAGCAGGGATTGCTGTTCCTTTAAATACCGCATTCGGATTGATCGCCGCATTCCTTTTGACCAGGTTCGAATTCCCCGGAAAAAATATTCTACTTACCATCATAGATTCTCCATTTGCGGTCTCGCCGGTTATCTCGGGTCTGATCTTCCTATTACTTTTCGGAAAGCAAGGTTGGATGGGAGATATATTAGAAGAATGGAATATAAAGATCGTATTTAATACCCCGGGACTTGTGATCGCAACCGTATTTATCACACTCCCGTTCGTTGCAAGGGAGCTTATTCCGCTCATGCAAAGCCAGGGAAAAGAGGAAGAGGAAGCCGGTATCTTACTCGGAGCCTCTCTATACCAAACATTCATTAAAATTATCATCCCGAATATCAAATGGGGACTCTTGTACGGACTTATCCTATGTAATGCGAGAGCCATGGGAGAATTCGGTGCGGTTTCCGTTCTTTCAGGACATATCCGTGGGAAAACAAATACATTACCTTTACAGATCGAAATGTTATATAATGAGTACAATTCTGTGGGAGCATTTTCCGCGGCATCAGTGCTTGTGTTCCTTTCCTTACTTACCTTACTTCTAAAAACCATCTTAGAGAGAAATCTTCATAGAAAAGAAGAGATTATCATTCCGGAAAAACCCGCTAATGAGAAGAAAGCGAAAAAAAAGAAGGATCCTCAGGATTTCCAAATCTAG
- a CDS encoding fibronectin-binding protein yields the protein MFRNPKAKIIALFTVIALTVSFSYLGAQTLNVYGTYKVTGTNPNGSKYKGSVTITLNEDGSYNFEWSVGNSFSGTGTLSGNTLTVDWGDTHPVIYTVKNGGNRLEGTWGNGTGTEILTK from the coding sequence ATGTTTAGAAATCCGAAAGCTAAAATTATAGCTTTATTTACCGTGATCGCTTTGACCGTTTCCTTCTCGTATTTGGGCGCTCAAACTTTGAATGTTTACGGGACTTATAAAGTAACGGGTACAAATCCTAATGGAAGCAAATATAAAGGAAGTGTAACGATTACTTTGAATGAGGATGGATCCTATAATTTTGAATGGTCCGTAGGAAATAGTTTTTCCGGAACAGGTACTTTGAGCGGAAACACTTTAACGGTGGATTGGGGTGATACACATCCTGTGATCTACACCGTAAAGAATGGAGGAAATAGATTGGAAGGTACTTGGGGGAACGGGACAGGCACCGAGATCCTAACCAAATGA
- the cysT gene encoding sulfate ABC transporter permease subunit CysT: MKLIFRPYSKTSFGLSLGLTTFYLSCLVIIPLSALFFKSATLGVSGLWEVFSEDRIRQALLLSFGAGGVAAVINLFVGFLFAWVLVRYDFPGKKILDSLVDLPFTLPTAVAGIALTTIYAPNGFIGKYLTPYGIQIAYTPIGIVIALVFIGFPFVVRTVQPILEDLPKELEESAYCLGANRLQTFTKVILPELVPSLLAGTSMAFARGIGEYGSVVFISGNLPGKTEILPLLIVTKLEQYEYAKATGIAVLMLVLSFTIMFGINYLQNRASRRLG, encoded by the coding sequence TTGAAACTGATTTTCCGTCCCTATTCGAAAACAAGCTTCGGTCTGTCTTTAGGACTCACAACCTTCTACCTGAGCTGCCTAGTCATCATTCCATTATCCGCATTATTTTTTAAATCTGCGACCTTAGGTGTTTCCGGGCTCTGGGAAGTTTTTTCAGAGGATCGGATCCGGCAGGCTCTGCTTTTAAGTTTTGGAGCGGGAGGAGTTGCAGCAGTCATTAATCTATTCGTAGGATTTTTATTCGCCTGGGTTTTGGTGAGATACGATTTTCCCGGCAAAAAGATCTTGGATTCACTTGTAGATCTTCCATTCACTCTTCCTACGGCGGTGGCAGGGATCGCGTTGACCACAATTTATGCTCCCAACGGTTTTATCGGAAAATATCTGACACCGTATGGGATCCAGATCGCTTACACTCCGATCGGTATCGTGATCGCATTAGTATTTATTGGATTTCCATTCGTTGTCAGGACCGTCCAACCCATTCTGGAAGATCTTCCTAAAGAACTGGAAGAGAGCGCGTATTGTCTAGGGGCCAACAGACTCCAAACTTTCACTAAGGTTATCCTACCTGAATTAGTTCCTTCCTTACTCGCAGGGACCAGTATGGCATTTGCAAGAGGGATAGGAGAATACGGATCAGTCGTTTTTATCTCGGGGAACCTTCCGGGCAAAACGGAAATCCTTCCGTTGCTTATTGTCACTAAATTGGAGCAATACGAATACGCAAAGGCAACCGGGATCGCAGTATTGATGTTAGTTCTCTCCTTTACTATCATGTTCGGGATCAATTACCTGCAAAACAGAGCCTCCAGGAGACTGGGATGA
- a CDS encoding NAD(P)/FAD-dependent oxidoreductase yields MKFDHEVLIIGGGPAGLSAALSLGRMSRTALVCDDSRPRNAASSHLNNFPTRDGIHPAEWRKLVKKDLEKYNTIGFFEGSVLSVERSGSGFIARLSSDQTFHFKKVILAYGVEDKELPIRGYKELWGKSIFHCPYCHGFEVRGSKLGLIGNGDMLMYMLPLIYDLASELIVFTNGKADLKEEQINLLNKKKIPLIEDKITDFVYEGEKLKVVILENGHKVEREALYSLPSFPYKLKSQIGEELGCEKDQFGFYKVGEKGKTSVDGVYACGDNASGAHSVLLAAASGGMAAAGVVHELLSEKLLE; encoded by the coding sequence ATGAAATTCGATCATGAAGTGTTGATCATTGGCGGAGGTCCCGCAGGTCTAAGTGCCGCTTTATCATTAGGTAGAATGAGTAGGACCGCTCTGGTTTGCGACGATAGTCGCCCTAGAAATGCCGCCTCTTCTCACCTGAATAATTTTCCGACTCGGGACGGGATCCATCCGGCGGAATGGAGGAAATTAGTAAAAAAAGATTTAGAAAAATATAATACGATCGGCTTTTTCGAAGGAAGTGTCCTTTCGGTTGAAAGATCCGGATCCGGCTTCATTGCCAGATTATCCTCTGATCAAACGTTTCATTTTAAAAAAGTCATTCTTGCATACGGAGTAGAAGATAAAGAACTCCCGATCCGAGGTTATAAGGAGCTCTGGGGCAAGTCTATTTTTCATTGTCCTTATTGCCATGGGTTCGAAGTCAGAGGCTCCAAATTAGGCCTGATCGGGAACGGCGATATGTTAATGTATATGTTACCTCTCATATACGATCTTGCATCCGAATTGATCGTTTTTACGAATGGAAAAGCGGATCTTAAGGAAGAACAAATAAATTTACTGAATAAAAAAAAGATCCCGCTCATTGAAGACAAGATCACAGATTTCGTTTACGAGGGAGAAAAACTGAAAGTTGTGATCTTGGAAAACGGTCATAAAGTGGAAAGGGAAGCTCTTTATTCGCTCCCGTCTTTTCCATATAAATTGAAATCGCAAATCGGAGAAGAACTAGGCTGCGAAAAAGATCAGTTCGGATTCTATAAAGTTGGAGAAAAAGGAAAAACGAGTGTGGACGGAGTTTATGCTTGCGGGGATAATGCGAGCGGAGCTCATTCTGTTCTATTAGCTGCTGCATCGGGAGGAATGGCAGCGGCAGGGGTCGTTCATGAATTGCTGAGTGAGAAACTGTTAGAATAG
- a CDS encoding sulfate/molybdate ABC transporter ATP-binding protein gives MSIEIRNVSKRFGKFQALDQVDLTIPQGNLVALLGPSGSGKTTLLRIIAGLDTPDEGEVLFNGERSKSKNSKDRGVGFVFQHYALFRHMTIFENIAFGLKVRPRSIRPSKEEIREKVFQLLKLVQLENFHARFPFELSGGQRQRVALARALAIEPKFLLLDEPFGALDAKVRKELRTWLRRLHDEIHITSVFVTHDQEEALEVSDSIVILRSGKIEQIGTPDEVYNKPKTPFVFHFLGDVNLFHGRIHEGTAKIGDLNVETPEHSDVVDKEGVAYVRPYDVEISRSSSQGIPAEIQYIHSTGRNVRIELKRLDSGTLIESLLDQSTFKELNLLPGETVYLRIRKAKVYVEYMEDFSI, from the coding sequence ATGTCTATTGAAATTCGTAATGTGAGCAAACGATTCGGAAAATTCCAGGCCTTGGATCAAGTGGACTTAACCATCCCGCAGGGAAATTTAGTCGCATTATTAGGACCTTCCGGAAGCGGCAAGACCACACTTCTTAGGATTATCGCAGGCTTAGACACCCCTGACGAGGGAGAAGTATTATTCAATGGGGAAAGATCCAAATCCAAAAATTCAAAGGACCGAGGGGTAGGATTCGTATTCCAACATTATGCGCTCTTTAGACATATGACGATTTTTGAAAATATCGCATTCGGCCTAAAAGTTCGCCCAAGATCGATAAGACCTTCCAAAGAAGAGATCCGGGAAAAAGTATTCCAACTTTTGAAATTGGTCCAGTTGGAAAACTTCCATGCAAGATTTCCTTTTGAATTATCCGGAGGGCAAAGACAAAGGGTGGCCTTGGCAAGGGCCCTGGCGATAGAACCTAAGTTTTTACTTTTGGACGAACCTTTCGGAGCTTTGGATGCAAAGGTCAGAAAAGAATTACGCACCTGGCTTAGAAGACTACACGACGAGATCCATATCACGAGCGTATTCGTGACTCACGACCAGGAAGAAGCTTTAGAAGTCAGTGACTCCATCGTAATTTTAAGATCAGGAAAGATAGAACAGATCGGCACTCCCGACGAGGTGTATAATAAACCGAAAACTCCTTTCGTTTTCCACTTTTTAGGAGATGTAAACTTATTTCATGGAAGGATCCATGAAGGGACAGCAAAGATCGGTGATCTAAATGTGGAAACTCCGGAACATTCCGACGTGGTAGACAAGGAAGGGGTTGCCTACGTTAGACCATACGATGTGGAAATTTCCAGATCTTCTTCCCAAGGAATACCTGCGGAGATCCAATACATCCATTCTACAGGTAGAAACGTACGGATAGAATTGAAACGTTTAGATTCCGGAACTTTGATCGAGTCATTACTGGACCAATCTACTTTTAAAGAGTTAAATCTGCTACCTGGCGAAACCGTGTATCTCAGGATCAGAAAAGCGAAAGTGTATGTGGAATATATGGAAGATTTTTCGATATAG
- a CDS encoding LysR substrate-binding domain-containing protein yields MDLSKLRSFIVVAEELNFRKSAEILGMSQPPLTRLISSFEEELSTKLFERSTRHVKLTGAGVYLLKEGREIVARAEKIEKEVRSIGKLKAGGLNIGFSTTTFMASLPQIINAFQDRFSRIKLQLQQETRNRIIKGLKSAQFDICFLEGEVSDPRLEKHPVHDEVLGVLVPKKHPLAKREEIEFKELKDETVILHPKKDSGSFYDTISSLFKQSGIKPKVYIKNERESCPILVATGKGVSLTILGAQNFAPAETKFVPIKQLYLPVSVFYVPENQNPSLKTFLSFVSESSFIKNKHAECLMDVLRL; encoded by the coding sequence ATGGATTTGTCTAAATTGAGATCTTTCATAGTGGTAGCCGAAGAATTGAACTTCAGGAAAAGTGCGGAAATTTTAGGTATGTCCCAGCCTCCTCTAACTCGATTGATCTCCTCCTTTGAAGAGGAACTTTCCACCAAATTATTCGAGAGATCCACAAGACATGTGAAACTTACCGGGGCAGGAGTATATCTCTTAAAAGAAGGCAGAGAGATCGTTGCAAGAGCTGAAAAAATTGAAAAAGAGGTTCGTTCTATCGGTAAACTTAAAGCAGGGGGATTAAACATCGGGTTTTCTACCACTACGTTTATGGCTAGTTTGCCTCAGATCATTAACGCGTTTCAGGACCGTTTTTCAAGGATCAAATTACAACTTCAGCAGGAAACGCGTAATAGGATCATCAAGGGATTGAAGTCTGCGCAATTCGATATTTGTTTTTTAGAAGGAGAAGTTTCGGATCCTCGTTTGGAAAAACATCCTGTCCACGATGAAGTACTCGGTGTATTGGTTCCTAAAAAACATCCCCTCGCAAAAAGAGAAGAGATCGAATTTAAAGAATTAAAGGACGAAACCGTTATATTACATCCCAAAAAGGACTCGGGAAGTTTTTACGATACCATCTCTTCTCTTTTTAAACAAAGCGGGATCAAACCTAAAGTTTATATCAAGAATGAAAGAGAAAGTTGTCCCATTTTAGTCGCTACAGGTAAAGGGGTTTCTTTGACTATCCTGGGCGCACAAAATTTCGCTCCTGCGGAGACTAAATTTGTTCCGATCAAACAGTTATATTTGCCGGTTTCCGTTTTTTACGTACCCGAAAATCAAAATCCTTCCTTAAAAACTTTTTTGAGTTTTGTGTCGGAAAGTAGTTTTATAAAAAATAAACATGCCGAATGCCTCATGGACGTACTGAGGCTCTGA